Below is a genomic region from Delftia tsuruhatensis.
GGGCTGACGCAGTACGGAGAAGTGGTCAGCGCGCGCGCCCGCAAGATCCTCGAGGACATGCGCCGCCTGCACGACGAGATCGAGCAGATTCGTGGCGGACCGCATGGCCGCATCACCGTGGCCGTCACCTCCACCATGGCCTTTTGCGTGCTGCCCCTGGCGTATGCGCGATTTCGCCGGCGCCTCCCCCAGGTCGAGGTCGAAATCCTGGAACTGTCCACCGAGCAGGTCGGCACGCAGCTGGCCGAGGGGCGCATCGACTTCGCCATCACGCACTTCGAACTGACCCAACTGCCCGCAGGCTGCGAGTTCGCACCGCAGTGCACGGGCACGCTGGTCGCCATCGTGCGCGCGGGCCACCCGGCGCGCAAGGCCAGGCGCCTGGCGCAGCTGCTGGACTTCGAATGGGTCTATCCCAGCCAGCTGGTGATGCGCCGCGAGTTCGAAGACATCTTCAGCGGCCTGGGCCTGACGGCGCCCCAGCGCGTGATCTGCTCGCAGTCGGCCACCTTCAACACGCGCCTGGTGGCGGAGTCCGACGCCATCGCCCTGCTGTCGCGGCCTTTCGCGGCCCACCCCTGGAACAAGTCCCGCCTGCTGGCACTGGCGCTGGAAGATCCGCTGCCGCGCATCGCCCCCGGCACCGTCGTGCTGCAAGGCACCCACCTGCCCCCTGCCACCGAGCAGCTGCGCGCCGAAGTGCACCAGGTCATCGCGGAACTGGACTGGACCTAGCCATGCCGCCGACCTGACGCACACGGCGCCATCCCGCCCACCAGCGGCCCCGCCACGCCACCCACCACCAAGCCGACCCACAAGCTGCGCGCAAGCGCGGGCTGGCCCTGCCCTTGCCCGGGCATCGCGAAATTCACCAACGACAAGGGCGAATGCCCAGGAGGAGAGACCATGAGACAAGCCACCTTCATCATCACCCCCGCGCTGGCCCTGGCCGGACTGGGACACGCGCAGGCACAGGCGCAAAGCCAGGTCACGCTGTTCGGCGTGGTCGATGCCGCCGCAGGCCGCCTGCAAGGCTCAGGCCCGGGCGCGCAAAGCAAATGGGTGCTGGGCAGCAGCGGCGACACGCTCAGCCGCATCGGCCTGCGCGGCACCGAGAACCTGGGCGGGGGGCTCATCGCGGGCTTCTGGCTGGAAGCCGGCCTGCAAAACGACATAGGATCGGGCTTCGGCTCCAACAGCAACAACCAGGCCAGCGGCGCCACCCCGCCCGGGGGGCTGACCTTCAACCGCCGCTCCACCGTCAGCCTGGCCGGCCCCTTCGGCGAAGTGCGCCTGGGCCGGGACTATGTGCCCACGTTCTGGAACACGCCGCTGTACGAGCCCTTCGGCGCCGGTGGCGGCATCGGCGGCAGCCTGATGTACAGCGCGGGCCTGGGCGGTATCTTCCACCCTGCGGGCACGCGCGCCTCCAACAGCATCGGCTACTTTCTGCCGCAGGGCCTGGGCGGCTTCTACGGCCAGGCCATGGTGGCGCTGGGCGAGAACGCCCCGGGCTCGGTCATCCCCGGCACCACCCTCTCCAACGCACGCGACGGCCGGCATGTGGGCGTGCGCCTGGGCTACCAGAGCGGCGGGCTCAACATGGCCATCGCCACCGGCCGCACCACCTATGCGGCGGGTGACCTGCGCGTGTCCAACCTGGCCGCCTCCTACACCTGGGGCGAAGCCCTGAACGGCTTCAAGCTGATGGGGCAGATCCAGTCCGCCTCCCTGGCAGGCATCGATGACGGGGGCTGGCTGATCGGTTTCCAGTGGCCCGTGGGCACCGGCCAGATCAAGGGGGCCTATGCGCGCTACCGGCG
It encodes:
- a CDS encoding LysR family transcriptional regulator; this translates as MFESSRMKTYQMRALVACAQHRSMRAAADELALSHSALNKAIRELEQELGVPLVVRSARGIGLTQYGEVVSARARKILEDMRRLHDEIEQIRGGPHGRITVAVTSTMAFCVLPLAYARFRRRLPQVEVEILELSTEQVGTQLAEGRIDFAITHFELTQLPAGCEFAPQCTGTLVAIVRAGHPARKARRLAQLLDFEWVYPSQLVMRREFEDIFSGLGLTAPQRVICSQSATFNTRLVAESDAIALLSRPFAAHPWNKSRLLALALEDPLPRIAPGTVVLQGTHLPPATEQLRAEVHQVIAELDWT
- a CDS encoding porin, with the translated sequence MRQATFIITPALALAGLGHAQAQAQSQVTLFGVVDAAAGRLQGSGPGAQSKWVLGSSGDTLSRIGLRGTENLGGGLIAGFWLEAGLQNDIGSGFGSNSNNQASGATPPGGLTFNRRSTVSLAGPFGEVRLGRDYVPTFWNTPLYEPFGAGGGIGGSLMYSAGLGGIFHPAGTRASNSIGYFLPQGLGGFYGQAMVALGENAPGSVIPGTTLSNARDGRHVGVRLGYQSGGLNMAIATGRTTYAAGDLRVSNLAASYTWGEALNGFKLMGQIQSASLAGIDDGGWLIGFQWPVGTGQIKGAYARYRRDATRPGPDPVATKLSLGYVHHLSKRSAVYGTVARIGNRNGSAQALIGSATGPDHASSGVEFGMRHSF